In one window of Microbacterium profundi DNA:
- the rdgB gene encoding RdgB/HAM1 family non-canonical purine NTP pyrophosphatase, giving the protein MKVVLATHNPHKIAEFQQILAMTRPDLEVVGYDGPEPVEDGVTFAENALLKARAAAAHTGLAAMADDSGICVDVLGGSPGIFSAYWAGQKKDAQANLDLLLDQLADIADPHRAAQFVSTIALVTPEGTEHTVAGVWPGRLAREAAGGGGFGYDPIFIPDGQDGPERSVGEFSDEEKQSQSHRARAFQALIPLLQVL; this is encoded by the coding sequence GTGAAGGTCGTCCTCGCCACTCACAACCCGCACAAGATCGCGGAGTTCCAGCAGATCCTCGCGATGACCAGGCCCGACCTCGAGGTCGTCGGCTACGACGGCCCGGAACCGGTCGAAGACGGCGTGACCTTCGCCGAGAACGCCCTGCTCAAGGCCCGCGCCGCGGCTGCGCACACCGGACTGGCTGCGATGGCCGATGATTCGGGCATCTGCGTCGATGTGCTCGGTGGGTCGCCAGGAATCTTCTCGGCGTACTGGGCGGGGCAGAAGAAGGACGCGCAGGCGAATCTCGATCTGCTGCTCGACCAGCTCGCCGACATCGCTGACCCGCATCGTGCCGCGCAGTTCGTGTCGACGATCGCCCTGGTGACGCCGGAGGGCACCGAGCACACGGTCGCCGGTGTCTGGCCCGGTCGCCTGGCGCGCGAGGCTGCCGGTGGCGGCGGATTCGGGTACGACCCGATCTTCATCCCTGACGGCCAGGACGGGCCTGAGCGTTCGGTCGGGGAGTTCTCCGACGAGGAGAAGCAGTCCCAGTCCCACCGGGCGCGCGCCTTCCAGGCGTTGATCCCGCTGCTTCAGGTCCTGTAG
- a CDS encoding cation transporter dimerization domain-containing protein: MLSVLIAVMIIPRAISLLREVFSVLAESAPKNTHVSEIRDHLLPFDGVRSVHDVHVWQLTRGAPVFTAHVKVDPALLATGRSDLLLEELQDCLTDNFDVAHSTFQIESAEAGECEDAHA; encoded by the coding sequence GTGCTCTCTGTGCTGATCGCCGTCATGATCATCCCGCGGGCGATCTCGCTGCTGCGCGAGGTGTTCTCGGTGCTCGCCGAGTCGGCGCCGAAGAACACGCACGTCAGCGAGATCCGTGACCATCTGCTCCCGTTCGACGGTGTGCGCAGCGTGCACGATGTGCACGTCTGGCAACTCACCCGCGGTGCACCGGTGTTCACCGCGCATGTCAAGGTCGACCCAGCACTGCTCGCGACCGGACGCTCTGATCTGCTTCTCGAAGAGCTGCAGGACTGCCTCACCGACAACTTCGATGTCGCGCACTCGACATTCCAGATCGAATCCGCCGAGGCGGGGGAGTGCGAAGACGCACACGCCTGA
- the ligD gene encoding non-homologous end-joining DNA ligase → MATSAQVVDVDGRRVRLTNLDKVLYPETGTTKGEVIAYYTAAAPRMLPLLAGRPITRKRWVEGVGTADAPADAFFAKQLDAGAPSWVHRMPIEHSGGQKEYPIADDLPTLVWLAQVASIELHVPQWRFSASGERQGPDRLVLDLDPGPGADLPLCAHVAGLARDILHDIGLDPVPVTSGSKGIHLYSHLDGTQTSDQASAIARELARAIEADHPDIATSTMSKAVRGGKVFLDWSQNNGKKTTISPYSLRGRAHPTVAAPRTWDELDDPDLRQLRFDEVMDRVHAGVDPLVGLIAASNSDPLDPYREKRDAAKTPEPMPQAPPAPDAGGALVSWTMPKGVPEAPAGSPPRPMLADSGTVGLVRSLRDPWIEIKWDGIRAVGTWAHGRMTLHARSGTEITARYPELTADGAPHLAVDDAIIDGEIVALDSSGRPSFSRLQSRMHLTKAREVEREVIRTPVAYYLFDLLRLDGHDLTGMPLRDRRALLETLVDGVDAPIVVPPVFDDLDAALETSDAFNLEGVVAKESGSTYRPGIRSGSWLKIKHTRTQEVAIAGIRPGKGDREGRIGSLLLAIPDAETELLRYVGRVGSGFTERMLGDLAAQLEPLRTKSAEITGVPASDARDALWVHPRLVGEVEFANWTPDGILRHARWRGLRPDKSVDEIVVES, encoded by the coding sequence ATGGCCACAAGTGCGCAGGTCGTCGATGTCGACGGCCGCCGTGTGCGCCTCACGAATCTCGACAAGGTCCTCTACCCCGAGACCGGGACCACCAAGGGCGAGGTGATCGCCTACTACACGGCGGCCGCTCCCCGGATGCTTCCGCTGCTGGCCGGTCGGCCGATCACCCGCAAGCGATGGGTGGAGGGCGTCGGGACAGCGGATGCTCCAGCAGATGCGTTCTTCGCGAAACAGCTGGATGCCGGGGCGCCGAGCTGGGTGCACCGGATGCCGATCGAGCACTCCGGCGGCCAGAAGGAGTATCCGATCGCGGACGACCTGCCCACGCTCGTGTGGCTGGCCCAGGTCGCGAGCATCGAGCTGCATGTTCCGCAGTGGAGATTCAGCGCGTCGGGCGAACGACAGGGCCCTGACCGCCTCGTGCTGGACCTCGATCCTGGCCCCGGCGCGGACCTTCCGCTGTGCGCCCACGTCGCCGGACTCGCCAGGGACATCCTGCATGACATAGGCCTGGATCCCGTCCCCGTCACGAGCGGCAGCAAGGGCATCCACCTGTACAGCCATCTGGACGGCACGCAGACGAGCGACCAGGCCTCGGCGATCGCCCGCGAGCTCGCCCGCGCCATCGAGGCAGATCACCCCGACATCGCCACCAGCACCATGTCGAAGGCGGTCCGCGGCGGGAAGGTGTTCCTCGATTGGAGCCAGAACAACGGCAAGAAGACGACGATCTCGCCGTACTCCTTGCGCGGACGTGCGCATCCGACGGTGGCGGCTCCCCGCACCTGGGACGAACTCGACGACCCCGACCTGCGCCAGCTGCGCTTCGACGAGGTCATGGACCGCGTCCACGCCGGGGTCGATCCCCTCGTCGGCCTGATCGCCGCCTCGAACTCCGACCCGCTCGATCCGTACCGTGAGAAACGGGATGCCGCCAAGACGCCGGAGCCCATGCCGCAGGCACCCCCGGCACCGGATGCCGGCGGGGCGCTGGTCAGCTGGACGATGCCGAAGGGTGTTCCTGAGGCTCCCGCTGGATCTCCCCCTCGTCCGATGCTCGCCGACTCAGGGACAGTGGGCCTGGTCCGTTCGTTGCGCGATCCGTGGATCGAGATCAAGTGGGACGGCATTCGAGCGGTCGGCACGTGGGCGCACGGCCGGATGACGCTGCACGCTCGCAGCGGCACGGAGATCACGGCGAGGTACCCCGAGCTCACTGCCGACGGTGCTCCCCATCTCGCGGTCGACGACGCCATCATCGACGGCGAGATCGTCGCGCTCGATTCCTCGGGGCGTCCGAGCTTCAGCCGGCTGCAGAGCCGGATGCATCTGACGAAGGCCCGCGAGGTCGAGCGCGAGGTGATCCGCACGCCGGTCGCCTACTACCTCTTCGATCTTCTACGACTCGACGGGCATGACCTCACCGGGATGCCGCTGCGCGACCGACGAGCGCTGCTGGAGACTCTGGTGGACGGTGTCGACGCGCCGATCGTCGTGCCGCCGGTGTTCGACGATCTGGATGCTGCGCTGGAGACCAGCGATGCGTTCAACCTGGAGGGCGTGGTGGCGAAGGAATCGGGATCCACCTACCGCCCCGGCATCCGCTCCGGTTCCTGGCTGAAGATCAAGCACACCCGCACGCAGGAGGTCGCGATCGCCGGCATCCGCCCTGGCAAGGGCGACCGGGAGGGCCGGATCGGCTCCCTGCTGCTCGCGATTCCGGATGCTGAGACCGAGCTGCTGCGCTATGTCGGACGCGTCGGCAGCGGTTTCACGGAGCGGATGCTCGGCGATCTGGCGGCACAGTTGGAGCCGCTGCGCACGAAGAGCGCCGAGATCACCGGCGTTCCGGCATCTGATGCACGCGATGCACTCTGGGTGCATCCGAGACTGGTCGGTGAAGTCGAGTTCGCGAACTGGACGCCCGACGGAATACTCCGTCACGCGCGCTGGCGAGGATTGCGTCCAGACAAGTCCGTCGACGAGATCGTCGTGGAGTCCTGA
- the ku gene encoding non-homologous end joining protein Ku codes for MRSIWKGALTFGLVNVPVKVYSATEDHDVSLHQVHDEDGGRIRYKRTCEVCGEVVAYQNIDRAYEDDGQMVVLTKEDLDALPAERSREIDVVEFVPSGQVDLLTLDKAYYLEPDSKSAKAYVLLRKTLEQTDRTAIVRFTLRQKTRLAALRVRGDVLVLQTLLWADEVRAAEFASLDEDVKISKKELELSSSLVDSYSSDFDPESFVDEYQKELRTLIDAKIEAGETFDVKETFADEGEDEKGGEVIDLMEALKASVERSRAKKKDAG; via the coding sequence ATGAGGTCGATCTGGAAAGGCGCCCTGACGTTCGGGCTCGTGAACGTCCCGGTGAAGGTGTACTCCGCCACCGAGGACCACGACGTCTCGCTGCATCAGGTGCACGATGAGGACGGCGGGCGCATCCGCTACAAGCGCACGTGCGAGGTCTGTGGCGAGGTCGTCGCCTATCAGAACATCGACAGGGCCTATGAGGATGACGGTCAGATGGTCGTCCTCACGAAGGAAGACCTCGACGCGCTGCCCGCAGAGCGCAGCCGTGAGATCGACGTCGTCGAGTTCGTGCCGAGCGGGCAGGTCGATCTGCTCACGCTCGACAAGGCCTACTATCTCGAGCCGGATTCCAAGTCGGCAAAGGCGTACGTGCTGCTGCGCAAGACTCTGGAGCAGACCGACCGCACGGCCATCGTGCGCTTCACCCTCCGCCAGAAGACGCGGCTCGCCGCGCTGCGCGTGCGCGGTGATGTGCTCGTGCTGCAGACGCTGCTGTGGGCCGACGAGGTGCGAGCGGCCGAGTTCGCGTCGCTCGATGAGGACGTGAAGATCTCCAAGAAGGAGCTCGAACTCTCATCGAGCCTCGTCGACAGCTACTCCAGCGACTTCGATCCGGAATCGTTCGTCGACGAGTACCAGAAGGAACTCCGCACGCTGATCGACGCGAAGATCGAGGCGGGTGAGACCTTCGACGTCAAGGAGACCTTCGCCGACGAGGGCGAGGACGAGAAGGGCGGCGAGGTCATCGACCTGATGGAGGCGCTCAAGGCGAGCGTCGAACGCTCACGGGCCAAGAAGAAGGATGCCGGGTGA
- a CDS encoding DedA family protein, producing the protein MNQISLIPWLDPAVIIGAAGPWALLVVCFIVFAETGLLVGFLLPGDTLLVIAGLLTHTSNVFGMNIWLVALLIALAAFVGGEVGYLIGHKGGPAVFERKESGLFSRRNVERTNAFFERYGGLTVILARFVPIVRTFTPVAAGVGHMPWKRYSLYNLIGAVLWGFGLTMLGYVIAYIPWIRDLVTEYIDVILLIAVGGTAVVTLWHYFSERYKIKKELAAGGDATVDAAEAEHLTLDKDVFDRAPDLDGDGKH; encoded by the coding sequence ATGAATCAGATCTCACTCATTCCTTGGCTCGATCCTGCCGTCATCATCGGAGCAGCCGGTCCATGGGCTCTGCTCGTGGTCTGCTTCATCGTGTTCGCCGAGACCGGACTTCTGGTCGGCTTCCTTCTCCCCGGCGACACTCTGCTCGTGATCGCGGGCCTGCTGACCCACACCAGCAACGTCTTCGGTATGAACATCTGGTTGGTGGCGCTGCTCATCGCCCTCGCGGCATTCGTCGGAGGTGAGGTCGGATATCTCATCGGACACAAGGGCGGCCCGGCCGTGTTCGAACGTAAGGAATCGGGCCTGTTCAGCAGAAGGAACGTCGAGCGCACGAACGCGTTCTTCGAGCGCTACGGCGGCCTGACCGTGATCCTCGCGCGGTTCGTGCCGATCGTGCGCACGTTCACCCCCGTCGCTGCCGGTGTCGGTCATATGCCTTGGAAGCGCTACAGCCTCTACAACCTCATCGGCGCCGTTCTGTGGGGCTTCGGTCTGACCATGCTCGGCTACGTGATCGCATACATCCCCTGGATCCGGGATCTGGTCACCGAGTACATCGACGTCATCCTCCTGATCGCCGTGGGCGGCACAGCGGTCGTCACTCTGTGGCACTACTTCTCAGAGCGCTACAAGATCAAGAAGGAACTCGCCGCCGGCGGCGACGCGACGGTCGACGCCGCAGAGGCCGAACATCTCACACTCGACAAGGACGTGTTCGACCGTGCCCCCGACCTGGACGGCGACGGCAAGCACTAG
- a CDS encoding CpaF family protein, with the protein MSQSTLVVAERVRRRLRAERTDPSLSPEEARRIAQAEVRRHNDLALSRGEETIDDEIACVRDVLASVSGFGPLQPLLDDPEIEEIWLNGPDRVFVAREGVSERISLRLTDAMVRDLVERMLQATGRRVDISQPFVDASLPDGSRLHVAIADVVRGSWAVNIRKFLPRYRTLGALVELGTLPAEVAEMLNRAMRDGLSVIVSGATHAGKTTLLGALLAACADNQRIITVEETFELAVDGPDLVALQGRQASLEGTGEITLRRLVKEALRMRPDRLVVGEVRDAEALDLVLALNTGVPGAGTVHANSAVEALEKLTILPLLAGRNIDRSFIAPALAASVSLVVHCARDAAGGRRVTEVIAPTGEVVEGRIITRSLYRAEPPV; encoded by the coding sequence GTGAGCCAGAGCACCCTCGTCGTCGCCGAGCGTGTGCGTCGGCGTCTGCGCGCGGAGAGGACTGATCCCTCGCTCTCGCCGGAGGAGGCCAGGCGCATCGCGCAGGCCGAGGTGCGACGGCACAACGACCTCGCGTTGTCGCGTGGCGAAGAGACGATCGACGACGAGATCGCCTGCGTGCGCGACGTGCTCGCCTCTGTCAGCGGTTTCGGGCCCCTTCAACCGCTCCTCGATGATCCCGAGATCGAGGAGATCTGGTTGAACGGGCCCGATCGTGTCTTCGTCGCGCGAGAGGGCGTCTCGGAGCGGATCAGCCTGCGGCTCACGGATGCGATGGTGCGGGATCTCGTCGAGCGGATGCTGCAGGCCACCGGCCGCCGCGTCGACATCAGCCAGCCCTTCGTCGACGCGTCGCTGCCCGACGGCTCGCGATTGCACGTCGCCATCGCCGATGTCGTCCGCGGCTCATGGGCGGTGAACATCAGGAAGTTCCTGCCCCGCTACCGCACCCTGGGGGCGCTGGTCGAGCTGGGGACGCTCCCTGCGGAAGTCGCGGAGATGCTGAACAGAGCGATGCGCGACGGCCTCAGCGTGATCGTGTCTGGTGCGACTCACGCAGGCAAGACCACCCTGCTCGGCGCGCTGCTCGCGGCCTGCGCCGACAACCAGCGCATCATCACGGTCGAGGAGACATTCGAACTCGCAGTGGACGGGCCGGACCTCGTCGCGCTGCAGGGCCGCCAGGCGAGCCTCGAGGGCACCGGCGAGATCACCCTGCGCCGCCTCGTGAAAGAAGCTCTGCGCATGCGGCCGGATCGTCTTGTCGTCGGTGAGGTCCGAGATGCGGAAGCGCTCGACCTGGTGCTCGCTCTCAACACGGGAGTACCGGGCGCGGGAACGGTCCATGCGAACTCCGCAGTGGAGGCGCTGGAGAAGCTCACGATCCTGCCACTGCTCGCCGGCCGCAACATCGATCGCTCGTTCATCGCCCCCGCCCTCGCCGCCTCGGTCTCGTTGGTCGTGCACTGCGCGCGGGATGCCGCGGGTGGACGCCGCGTCACCGAGGTGATCGCTCCGACCGGCGAGGTCGTGGAGGGACGCATCATCACCCGCTCGCTCTACCGGGCGGAGCCTCCGGTATGA